The DNA window GTTCTTGGCGTTATTGGACACCGAGCGGTCGGCGTTCACCTCTTCGATGGTGAACTCCAGCGTCTGCGCCACCAGATCGTCGACAGAAGAGGCGAAATTCACCGACGACGGCACGTCTTGCGTGGCCGGCGGCATAAAGGTCTGCATGATCTGTGAGAACGGCACATCGAGGTTCATGTTGATGCACAGTAGGCCGATCACCCGTTGTTCGCGATTGCGAATGGCGATGGTCACCGACTTCATCAGCACGCCGCTCTTGGCTCGCGTGAAGTAGGCTTTCGACACGCTGCTGTCGTCGCCGGCCATGTCGTGCAGCATGCGCAGCGCCAGGTCGGTGATCGGCGAGCCGATTTTGCGCCCGGTGTGTTCCCCGTT is part of the Serratia surfactantfaciens genome and encodes:
- a CDS encoding helix-turn-helix transcriptional regulator, with translation MSNSLLSSEASELDLLNERPFTQTDHEILKSYEAVVDGLAMLIGGHCEIVLHALEDLNSSAVRIANGEHTGRKIGSPITDLALRMLHDMAGDDSSVSKAYFTRAKSGVLMKSVTIAIRNREQRVIGLLCINMNLDVPFSQIMQTFMPPATQDVPSSVNFASSVDDLVAQTLEFTIEEVNADRSVSNNAKNRQVVLNLYEKGIFDIKDAINQVADRLNISKHTVYLYIRQFKSGDLSGSDR